The genomic region TGAAGATCAATAAACTGCGACTTCAAAGGGGTGAAATTACGTATGCCTAACTGACGGCTCAATAAACGCATTGCTGTTTCAAAGTTTCCAGCAGCTGCGTGTTCAGCAGCAAGAGACGATTTCTGGACCCAAATCTGGCTTACAGGCATACCAGGTGTGGGGGCCACAAAAACACCAGAACGTCCAATTGCAGCTGTTTTTGGTGTCTCAGCATCAGGAGGCAGATCCAGATCCTCAAGATCCCATCCACCCTCCTCATCATTCTCCTCGTGCACAACCTCGTCCTCTAGCACCAGACTGATGTCTCCATTCTGCAAGTTGTCCACCTCACCAATATCCAGTGCCTCACCCCAATCAGCATCTGCAGCCTCTTCATAGTCTTCGGTTTCTCCTCTGCCTGTATCATCCAGGCCACCCTCAAATATGCCTTTACTGACCATTAACAAAGGCCAATCTCCAGCACATAGCACTGGACTCGGGGGTATTAGAAGAGAAGCTTTCTTCCCTGCAGGCACAGAAGGAACATTATCCCCCAAATCTGCAGCTAAACGCTCAGCTATATCATGGAGCCCATGGATTGCAGCTGTTATATAAGCCAGGGGCAGATGACCTGCATTCTCCAGAATCTTAACACGCTCCCGTACATCACCAAGATATAGTGCATCATGAAACTGGCCCATCACATCATTTTTTACCTCagcaattttcatcattttcgaCAATTTCTCTAGATTACCAGTTATCAGATAATGAAAAGATAATCTCTCAAAgttctttgttttttggtaTGCATATTCAACAATCCCTGCATTTCCCTGCCGAAGGGCCTCCACGCCTAGCCTATACCAGTAATCTTTCTCATCTATCTTTTTAGCAGATTCAAGGGCTTTCTCAATGTTACCACTTTCAAGGGCTAAGTTGAAGCGAGTTCTCTCATCCTTCACGAAATAAAGAGCAACTTGTGGAAAGCCCTTCTGCTGTAGGTAAGCAATCATGGCCTGTCCACAAagttctgaattttttatcatgCTCATAACCTGATCATATCTCTTCCTCAGCAGGGATAGCTTAAATATATACTCTGTCGAATCAATGATGATAGGACGGTTTTTCCCATCTCGGTCCAAGCAAAAGATCGTGTtcccatatatttttgtaacatATACTGGGACATCCAGTGTCTTGATAATTCCACTATCCCCATTAGGAAGGCAATACTTAATGTGCGTCAGTGTAGTATAGATGAAAACACCATTATCATCCCATGCTCCGCTCTTCACGCGAATTGTCTCGTGAAGAGTGCAGCGGTGCACGAGCTTCTTGTCAGCAATTACAATTGAATGCTTGCTTAGTAAAGCAACACTCTCCATATCCTGAGACCATACCGCATACCTAACAAAAGACGTTTGAAGATCCCCAAGAACAACCCTTTGTTGGAGATCAAAGATGACAACCCTGTCCTCAGCCCTGCAGAGCAGATTTCCAGTACCAGCATAGAATATAGCATCAGTGGCAATGGGCAGAAGACTCTTTTTAAGTATCTCATTCTTCAGGTTCTTGACCAGGACATGATTGCTGCTCTTCTCAAGCACAGCAAACCTATTTCGAGCCACAAAAACTGCCGCTGCCCCAACACCTCTTTTTGACTCTTGAACCATGTCGCCTCTGCCATAACTATCTCTGGGGATGACATAGAGTTCATATGAACCCCCATCTGTGTCAGAGCAAACCAAAACAGCATTTTCAGTAGGACTGTAAGAAAGAGTTCGAGGGCCTTGATTCAAACTACTGGACCCTGGACGACGGATTGGTATCAGCTGAGTATCTTTCTGAGTTGAATACTCAAAAACACGTAGAAAGCGGTCCTTGACATAGAAGACTGAATCACCACTGACAGAAAAGGCAGGACGTTCTCTCTCCAACTTAAAAACAATCATGCCACTGTCATGACCAGCCGCCAGAAGATTCATCTCAGGATGGGCTGCAAGAATCCAGAACCTATCATGCTCTCTACGGAACGTCTGCAAGCCAGTTCGTTTAGTAGCATCCCAAACCCGGATACTCTTATCTTCTGAATTTGATACAATAATGTCCTGCCTTGCATGGAACAGTACACAAGAAACATTGTTCATATGGCCCCTCAATGTGTCCACCTCCCAAGCCTTAGTATCTGAAGACAAATAAATCAGATATCAGCTATAAAATCTATTACTTTTCAgcaactaaaaaattaatacaactCACTTAGAATAAATATGAGGTAGATACAAGTATGTGACTGATTAAAGAGGTATGCACTCCCAGTTGCAAGAAACTCGAGTGAAGCTGATTTGGCATCGACTAGTTCactaaattagaaaaacatcTAATGTGTAGGCCTGTACCAGACAGCTTTTCAATCAAGAGACAAGCTGAAATGACCACAAACTTCAGCCCACTGACCACCTAACTCAAAAGACCTTCTCTTAGCTATCTCTCATCAAATTCACAACATGTATATCAATTTAGAACACCACTTTCACCTACTTTAACTAAATAAATCCCAGCTCCTTCAGAAAACTCCAACAGCAAACAACTCCAGAATcaatacaaaatgaaaaaaggaaGAGCACCAGAAACTTCCAACACCAGTTCATAGCATGGAGAACATTGTTATATAAACACAAGAATATTTCAAGGGTTATTTTCCTTCTTAATGGTAAAATGCTTTGCCCATcaccaaatttaaatcattCAAACATAAGTGCAAATTCACTGAATGATCCTTCCAGGAGACACTATGCATCTTTTAACAAGATAATTGGTGATTAAGATGGCATACCGTTCATGCGCCAGATTTTCACTTGGCGATCATCTGCTCCAGAAACAATCAGAGGGAGAGTTGGATGGAAAGAAGCCCAGTTAACCCCTCGATCATGGCCTTCCAAGACATACTTCACAACAGCATCAACCCCACCAAAGAAGTCCGTATTCATTTGAGACAATCGCAGAATGTCATCAGCAGGAGATACTGTTTTCTTCCTCAAGGCACCTATATCCCAAACACGAACAGTCTGATCCAAAGAGGCTGAAACGACCAAGTCCTCTTTGGGGTGAAATGAGGCACACATGACATAGTGGTTATGCCCCGTTAACACAGAAATGCAAGTCCGTGATTGCCAATTCCATATTCTAATTGTCTGATCATCACTTGCACTTACTATCCACGGATACTCGTGATGAAATTGAACTGTCCGGATATAATCAAGATGGCCAAGAAGAGTAAATAGACATCTGTGCAATTTATAATTCCACACCTTGATTTTGTAATCATCACCTGTAGAAACCAGCATTAGcataaatagaaaagataCATTACAGTATCAATCCAAGAATAAAGACAGCTTGAAGCAACCTGGCTGAAAATTGCTTTCCATtgtataaatcaataaattttctgaatacctatatatctaaatacatatatatatatatatatatatatatatgatttttcaaataaatgtaACAATTGATTCAGCAACCTATACAATCATCGTGAGAGTAAGTTCAACTTAAGACCCCATATGAATCAACAACAATCGTGAATAACTAATGCAAAATCCTATCAGTATGAAAGTTTGCAAAAAATCAAACAGCACACAAGAATGCTGATCATTGCATAGCACTTACCTGGAAACAATCAAATTCTGCCAATATCAGTACATGCATAAGATAATGAGATAAGTAGGGTCAACATTCCCCAACTCCAGCATGACAAAAAAATCCTTTGTCTAAGGTTGAATCAAGCTTCATGCATGCAGCATTCTACtagcaattaattaatagaaaagaatattaaaaatatgtaacgAACTGTAGATGGATTCATTGCCTCATCAACTAGAGTTCCATTATGGCAATGGGTGAATCAACACCATttgaatttaacaaaatactAAATACAGGTACTTTAAAGAAGACAACCATANNNNNNNNNNNNNNNNNNNNNNNNNNNNNNNNNNNNNNNNNNNNNNNNNNNNNNNNNNNNNNNNNNNNNNNNNNNNNNNNNNNNNNNNNNNNNNNNNNNNNNNNNNNNNNNNNNNNNNNNNNNNNNNNNNNNNNNNNNNNNNNNNNNNNNNNNNNNNNNNNNNNNNCAGGATCAAGTTCACTACattagttttatttcaataGCAACAAACTTGCAACAACAGAACTAATCCTAGCTTAAATCAAATACCAGCcatatcatattttagcaTGTATCAGATCATATACAACTATAATCCCACCAATTGCGATCACCAAATCTACTAAACGATCACACCCCATAAATCAACACTGAAGTTCCAAAAGCCACGGATCCTAGAGCTAAATCTCCCCACATCTAATAATGTCCCGCATAAGCAGTTAATAGAGAAACCAGCAGATCCGAAAGCTagaaaaaactataaaagCTTCTCAAAGAATCCAATTGTACTAAACCAGCAGGAGATCACATTGCatgaacaaaaattcaaacaatatTGAGAAAAGAAATCAGACCTCCGGAAACGAAAAGCGGCTGCGACTTGTGAAAATGAACACCACGAACGGGTCCATCGTGCTCGTCGAATCGATCAATGAGGGTGCCCATGCGATAATCCCAGAGCTGGATCACTCCGCTGTGGAGACTCGCCAAGATCCATGGCCTCTTGCTGTGGAAGCTCAAACCTTTAACTCTATTGCTCTTTGTCTCAAACTTCGTCAACATTTCTACAATTCTTTCCCCCCT from Sesamum indicum cultivar Zhongzhi No. 13 linkage group LG3, S_indicum_v1.0, whole genome shotgun sequence harbors:
- the LOC105159316 gene encoding coatomer subunit alpha-1-like; amino-acid sequence: MLTKFETKSNRVKGLSFHSKRPWILASLHSGVIQLWDYRMGTLIDRFDEHDGPVRGVHFHKSQPLFVSGGDDYKIKVWNYKLHRCLFTLLGHLDYIRTVQFHHEYPWIVSASDDQTIRIWNWQSRTCISVLTGHNHYVMCASFHPKEDLVVSASLDQTVRVWDIGALRKKTVSPADDILRLSQMNTDFFGGVDAVVKYVLEGHDRGVNWASFHPTLPLIVSGADDRQVKIWRMNDTKAWEVDTLRGHMNNVSCVLFHARQDIIVSNSEDKSIRVWDATKRTGLQTFRREHDRFWILAAHPEMNLLAAGHDSGMIVFKLERERPAFSVSGDSVFYVKDRFLRVFEYSTQKDTQLIPIRRPGSSSLNQGPRTLSYSPTENAVLVCSDTDGGSYELYVIPRDSYGRGDMVQESKRGVGAAAVFVARNRFAVLEKSSNHVLVKNLKNEILKKSLLPIATDAIFYAGTGNLLCRAEDRVVIFDLQQRVVLGDLQTSFVRYAVWSQDMESVALLSKHSIVIADKKLVHRCTLHETIRVKSGAWDDNGVFIYTTLTHIKYCLPNGDSGIIKTLDVPVYVTKIYGNTIFCLDRDGKNRPIIIDSTEYIFKLSLLRKRYDQVMSMIKNSELCGQAMIAYLQQKGFPQVALYFVKDERTRFNLALESGNIEKALESAKKIDEKDYWYRLGVEALRQGNAGIVEYAYQKTKNFERLSFHYLITGNLEKLSKMMKIAEVKNDVMGQFHDALYLGDVRERVKILENAGHLPLAYITAAIHGLHDIAERLAADLGDNVPSVPAGKKASLLIPPSPVLCAGDWPLLMVSKGIFEGGLDDTGRGETEDYEEAADADWGEALDIGEVDNLQNGDISLVLEDEVVHEENDEEGGWDLEDLDLPPDAETPKTAAIGRSGVFVAPTPGMPVSQIWVQKSSLAAEHAAAGNFETAMRLLSRQLGIRNFTPLKSQFIDLHLGSHSYLRAFTSAPLISVAVERGWNESASPNVRSPPALVFNFSQLEEKLKAGYKATTAGKFSEALRQFLSILHTIPLIVVETRREVDEVKELIIIVKEYVLGLQMELKRRELKDNPVRQQVLAAYFTHCNLQLPHLRLALLNAMTVCFKAQNLSTAANFARRLLETNPSNENQARTARQVLQAAEKNMKDATQLNYDFRNPFVVCGATYVPIYRGQKDITCPYCSTHFVPSQQGQLCTVCELAGIGADASGLLCSPSQIR